From the Babylonia areolata isolate BAREFJ2019XMU chromosome 33, ASM4173473v1, whole genome shotgun sequence genome, one window contains:
- the LOC143277233 gene encoding uncharacterized protein LOC143277233 has product MDMGKVSDLDDKKVVQRTNNKADDNTDKESEEKKSRRHVCDVCSKAFTQSGNLKIHRRIHTGEKPYKCPHCDTGFNHSGYLQRHIRSVHAGDRPYVCDVCGAAFSEAHNLKTHKRTHTGEKPYTCDVCGAVFSETGVLKRHKRTHTGEKPYTCDVCGAAFSQTGDLKIHKRTHTGEKPYTCDVCGAAFSHNGNLKNHKRIHTGEKAHVCTDCGKGFARSSHLKRHQLTHTGEKPHTCPHCPAAFTQSSNLKRHKLIHTSHKQLVCDVYSKAFTLAHHLKRHRRSHTGEKPYMCPHCAIRSVHACAKPNVCGTAFSETSDLKRHKRIHTGEKTNIYSKWMRESLLT; this is encoded by the exons ATGGACATGGGAAAGGTCAGTGACCTTGATGACAAGAAAGTTGTgcagagaacaaacaacaaagctgatgataacactgacaaggagagtgaggagaaaaagagcaggcgccatgtgtgtgatgtgtgcagtaaggcttttactcagtcTGGTAACTTGAAGATACACAGGAGAATCCACACAGGGGAAAAACCTTACAAGTGTCCACACTGTGACACTGGTTTTAATCATTCAGGTTACTTACAGAGACACATCAGGTCAGTCCATGCAGGTGACAGACCCTAtgtttgtgatgtctgtggggcagCGTTCTCTGAGGCTCATAACTTAAAAACACACAAGAgaacccacacaggagagaaaccttacacctgtgatgtctgtggggcagTGTTCTCTGAGACTGGTGTCTTGAAAAGACACAAGAgaacccacacaggagagaaaccttatacctgtgatgtctgtggggcagCGTTCTCTCAGACTGGTGACTTGAAAATACACAAGAgaacccacacaggagagaaaccttatacctgtgatgtctgtggggcagCGTTCTCTCATAATGGTAACTTAAAAAATCACAAGAGGatccacacaggagagaaagCTCACGTgtgcacagactgtggaaaaggttTTGCTCGTTCCAGTCATCTAAAGCGGCATCAGCTgacccacacaggagagaaacctcacacctgtcctcactgtcctgcAGCTTTCACCCAGTCAA GCAAcctgaagagacacaagttgattcataccagTCATAAACagttggtgtgtgacgtgtacagtaaggcttttactctggcTCATCACTTGAAGAGACACAGGAGAAGCCACACAGGGGAAAAACCTTACATGTGTCCACACTGTGCCATCAGGTCAGTCCATGCATGTGCGAAACCCAATGTCTGTGGGACGGCATTCTCTGAGACTAGTGACCTAAAAAGACACAAGAGAATCCACACAGGTGAGAAAACCAATATTTACAGCAAATGGATGAGGGAAAGTTTGCTGACCTAG
- the LOC143277089 gene encoding uncharacterized protein LOC143277089, translated as MSFRCTTCDLTLKSGRQYERHMTGRSHAKKLKEIASSGQDYACDRSVTDVSTATTPCETDTQNPSAAVMKSETDRHTDSGPGIKAEPVDQDATSGVFHQFQSVVKREGDVNIKCESCTCVHLSSSPVTPWNVRCHFQCEKSKVKFHFQTESISTNINHDVVKTEAVTGNISSDVIKTEPVTANTSSDVIKTEPVTANTSTDVIKTEPVTANASSDVQIEIVTDIMMTVTPDAVRSESTFRKDEDNRPEGDNQVGKTSASDPLPVTAAVTSLAPALPLAYSAGACTVPESYAVMSTSATPAAAVSQPLMVSQQAALPNNQQLIVNLLQQLCSTLLPGATPSPATAPSSSAAHLLPPPSATPQQLLSTTTGHTQSTQCNHTGHVPSTQPDPSFYATEETFSYGDTDTEEPPSEEDQLVSLQEALALLASYTPDRVEAIQAQGTPQIRGAMEIVGIHRSSHGPHYALTQSPMVLDALQNTLARIRGQPISDVPSDSVPNFPAAMGRGKFLKTLPRPTSKPPLLAPGPIPQRPLPLSQEDLLLFPHNSHSNRTVTLPDRFLMDLEEATRLSLESTAAIDNFLAGLATALMETPTDQPAGLDITIFSPFVQQISQLLMRSANIQSQAYMNVILARRDAVLDHSPYVRSPPEHTSLRALPPTDGSLFGQSFPTAAIKRRADLGTDLALGTGPLRASAHLRHAPRHQPYTFRRNIISAFRPCPCQSSSSNARAQPRAQPRAQPRAQPRAQPRAQPRAQPRAQPRRNPERNPGHNPGHNPERNPGHNPGHNPERNPERNPGHNPGHNPGHNPERNPGHNPGHNPERNPERNPGHNPGHNPGHNPERNPGHNPGHNPERNPERNPGHNPGHNPERNPERNPGRNPGRNPGPSPGCTGASRTHSALHTGHQPPPDRPTPNDLPHPSPATHATAAYPGTCQRGCLSQLASGSSRESIRQGDWAVSIDLTDAYFHILIHPRDRKWFRFSWDSKSFQFRALPFGLAPAPWVFNRVVRELCLALRSKAIRLRSTQHWMDMQWLNAGVPISDPTPDAELYTDSSNMGWDAHMENHTAFNFRIPAYVSPVPDPQAWAVDALSISWPSLSGYAFIPHENPEVLNLHAWLLCGNLCQH; from the exons ATGTCGTTCAGGTGTACAACCTGTGACTTGACGCTCAAGTCAGGCCGGCAGTATGAGCGACACATGACAGGCAGATCACATGCCAAAAAACTGAAGGAGATAGCTTCCAGTGGACAAG ATTAtgcatgtgacaggtctgtgactGATGTGAGCACAGCCACCACACCCTGTGAGACAGATACTCAGAATCCATCAGCTGCTGTCATGaagtctgaaacagacagacacacagacagtggtccAGGTATTAAAGCTGAACCAGTTGATCAGGATGCAACAAGTGGTGTGTTTCACCAGTTCCAGTCTGTAGTCAAAAGAGAAGGGGATGTGAACATCAAATGTGAATCCTGTACCTGTGTTCATTTGTCTTCTTCACCAGTGACTCCATGGAATGTGAGGTGTCATTTTCAGTGTGAGAAATCAAAAGTTAAGTTTCATTTTCAGACTGAATCCATCAGCACAAACATAAACCATGATGTTGTaaagactgaagcagtcacaggaaacatcagcagtgatgtcatcaagactgaaccagtcacagcaaacaccagcagtgatgtcatcaagactgaaccagtcacagcaaacactagcactgatgtcatcaagactgaaccagtcacagcaaacgcCAGCAGTGATGTGCAGATTGAAATAGTGACAGACATCATGATGACGGTGACTCCTGATGCAGTCAGATCTGAATCCACCTTCAGGAAGGATGAAGACAACCGACCAGAAGGTGATAACCAGGTGGGTAAAACTTCTGCTTCGGATCCCTTACCGGTGActgccgcagttacttcccttgcaccggcactgccccTTGCCTACAGTGCTGGTGCGTGCACGGTTCCAGAAAGCTATGCAGTGATGTCCACATCTGCCACGccagctgctgctgtttcccagccaCTAATGgtctctcagcaagctgctctaccaaacaatcagcagctcattgtcaacttgctgcagcaattatgctccactcttcttcctggtgccacaccttctcctgctactgctccttcttcttctgcagcacATCTCCTTCCACCACCCTCTGCCACCCCCCAGCAGCTCCTCTCTACTACAACGGGACACACTCAGAGCACCCAGTGCAACCACACCGGTCACGTGCCCAGCACACAGCCTGACCCATCATTCTATGCCACTGAAGAGACATTTTCTtatggtgacacagacacagaggaaccaCCTTCGGAGGAAGATCAGCTGGTTTCCCTGCAGGAAGCATTAGCCCTCCTAGCTTCCTACACTCCAGATAGGGTGGAGGCAATTCAAGCACAGGGCACGCCTCAAATCCGCGGTGCTATGGAAATTGTGGGCATCCACAGATCCTCCCATGGCCCTCACTACGCCCTTACACAGTCGCCCATGGTACTTGACGCCCTGCAAAACACACtggcacgcatcaggggccaacccatcagcGATGTCCCCTCTGACTCTGTCCCCAATTTCCCAGCCGCAATGGGTCGAGGGAAATTCTTGAAAACCCTGCCCAGACCCACTTCAAAGCCCCCACTTTTAGCTCCGGGTCCTATTCCTCAAAgacccctgcctctttctcaggaAGATCTACTACTCTTCCCGCACAACTCACATAGCAATCGCACAGTAACGTTGCCCGACAGATTCCTTATGGATCTGGAGGAAGCTACCAGATTATCCCTTGAATCAACTGCCGCCATAGACAACTTCCTTGCGGGCCTTGCCACAGCACTGATGGAAACCCCCACTGATCAACCAGCCGGCCTTGACATTACCATCTTCTCCCCCTTTGTACAGCAGATCAGCCAGCTCCTCATGCGGTCTGCCAATATACAGTCACAGGCCTACATGAATGTTATTTTGGCCAGGAGGGACGCTGTGCTTGACCACTCTCCATACGTGCGCTCTCCGCCAGAGCACACTTCCCTCAGAGCGCTTCCTCCCACGGACGGTTCCCTATTTGGTCAGAGCTTCCCCACCGCGGCCATAAAACGCCGCGCAGACTTGGGTACGGACCTTGCCCTTGGCACAGGCCCTCTCCGCGCTTCGGCACACTTGCGGCACGCTCCACGGCATCAACCCTACACCTTCAGGCGCAACATCATATCCGCCTTCAGACCGTGCCCGTGTCAGTCTTCATCCTCTAACGCCAGAGCGCAACCCAGGGCACAACCCAGAGCGCAACCCAGAGCGCAACCCAGGGCGCAACCCAGGGCGCAACCCAGGGCACAACCCAGGGCGCAACCCAGG CGCAACCCAGAGCGCAACCCAGGGCACAACCCAGGGCACAACCCAGAGCGCAACCCAGGGCACAACCCAGGGCACAACCCAGAGCGCAACCCAGAGCGCAACCCAGGGCACAACCCAGGGCACAACCCAGGGCACAACCCAGAGCGCAACCCAGGGCACAACCCAGGGCACAACCCAGAGCGCAACCCAGAGCGCAACCCAGGGCACAACCCAGGGCACAACCCAGGGCACAACCCAGAGCGCAACCCAGGGCACAACCCAGGGCACAACCCAGAGCGCAACCCAGAGCGCAACCCAGGGCACAACCCAGGGCACAACCCAGAGCGCAACCCAGAGCGCAACCCAGGGCGCAACCCAGGGCGCAACCCAGGGCCAAGCCCAGGGTGTACAGGCGCCAGCCGCACACATTCCGCCCTCCACACAGGCCATCAGCCACCTCCAGACCGGCCCACCCCCAATGATTTACCCCACCCTTCACCCGCCACTCATGCTACAGCAGCCTAtccaggcacatgccagcgtggctgtctCTCCCAGCTTGCGAGTGGGTCCTCCAG GGAATCCATCAGGCAAGGagactgggcagtctccatagacctcacGGATGCATACTTCCACATCCTCATTCACCCCAGGGACCGCAAGTGGTTCCGCTTCTCATGGGACAgcaagtccttccagttcagagcccttccattTGGCCTTGCACCAGCCCCATGGGTCTTCAAcagggtggtcagggaactatgttTAGCCCTCAGGAGCAAGGCCATACGCCTGAGG tcaACCCAGCactggatggacatgcaatggctcaacgCTGGGGTTCCAATCTCGGACCCAACACCGGATGCAGAACTGTACACAGATTCCTCCAACATGGGCTGGGATGCACACATGGAGAACCACACAGC ATTCAACTTCCGCATTCCGGcatacgtctccccagtcccagacccgcaggcctgggccGTGGACGCCCTGTCGATCAGCTGGCCCAGCCTTTCAGGGTATGCCTTCATCCCCCACGAAAACCCAGAGGTCCTCAAcctacacgcctggctactgtgcgggaatctctgtcaACACTAG
- the LOC143277226 gene encoding uncharacterized protein LOC143277226, translating into MHVHGEKLHAVSPVSSAPGGCDAGNHSNMNVGKVADLDNRNIVQRKNNKFDDNTDKESEEKKSRRHVCDICSKAFTKAGHLKTHKLIHTGHKAFVCDVCSKAFTQASTLKRHKLIHTCHKQFVCDVCSKAFTQAVTLKTHKLVHTGHKQFVCDVCSKAFTLACNLKTHKLIHTGHKQFVCDVCSKAFTRAGTLRRHKLVHTGPKPFVCDVCSKAFTEAGKFKTHKLIHTGQKQFVCDVCNKAFTSAGTLKRHKLIHTGHQLKQFVCDMCSKAFTQACSLKIHKLIHTGHKQFVCDVCSKAFTHAWTLKTHKLIHTGPKQFVCDMCSKAFTQAGDLKRHKLIHTGHKQFVCDVCSKAFTLAGHLKTHKLIHTGHKQFVCDVCSKAFSQAGHLKTHKLIHTGHKQFMRDIRSKFFTRVGKVKAHRRMHTGEKRGHFKVKSHQKIHTGEKPHVCPDREKDFAQTSTLKQNNMA; encoded by the coding sequence ATGCATGTTCATGGTGAGAAACTGCATGCTGTGTCACCTGTGTCCTCCGCACCTGGTGGTTGTGATGCTGGTAACCATAGCAACATGAATGTAGGAAAGGTTGCTGACCTTGACAACAGAAACATtgtgcagagaaaaaacaacaaatttgatgataacactgacaaggaaagtgaggagaaaaagagcaggcGCCATGTGTGTGACAtctgcagtaaggcttttacaaAAGCTggtcacttgaagacacacaagttgattcatactggtcataaagcgtttgtgtgtgacgtgtgcagtaaggcttttactcaggctagtaccttgaagagacacaagttgattcatacttgtcataaacagtttgtgtgtgatgtgtgcagtaaggcatTTACTCAGGCTGTtaccttgaagacacacaagttggttcatactggtcataaacagtttgtatgtgacgtgtgcagtaaggcttttactctggcttgtaacttgaagacacacaagttgattcatactggtcataaacagtttgtatgtgatgtgtgcagtaaggcttttactcgggCGGGTACCTTGAGAAGACACAAGTTGGTTCATACCGGTCCTAAAccgtttgtgtgtgacgtgtgcagtaaggcttttactgaggCTGGTAAATTCAAGACACataagttgattcatactggtcaaaaacagtttgtgtgtgatgtgtgcaataAGGCTTTTACTTCGgctggtaccttgaagagacacaagttgattcatactggtcatcaactaaaacagtttgtgtgtgacatgtgcagtaaggcttttactcaggcttgTTCCTTGAAGatacacaagttgattcatactggtcataaacagtttgtgtgtgatgtgtgcagtaaggcttttactcatgcttggaccttgaagacacacaagttgattcataccggtcctaaacagtttgtgtgtgacatgtgcagtaaggcttttactcaggctggtgacttgaagagacacaagttgattcatactggtcataaacaatttgtgtgtgacgtgtgcagtaaggcttttactctggctggtcacttgaagacacacaagttgattcatactggtcataaacagtttgtgtgtgacgtgtgcagtaaagCTTTTTCTCAGGCTggtcacttgaagacacacaagttgattcatactggtcataaacagttcaTGCGTGACATACGCAGTAAATTTTTTACTCGTGTTGGTAAAGTGAAGGCACACAGAAGAatgcacacaggggaaaaacGTGGTCACTTCAAAGTAAAAAGTCACCAGAAGatccacacaggagagaaacctcaCGTGTGCCCAGACCGTGAAAAAGATTTTGCTCAGACCAGTACTCTAAAGCAAAAcaacatggcctag